From the genome of Rhinoderma darwinii isolate aRhiDar2 chromosome 1, aRhiDar2.hap1, whole genome shotgun sequence:
tttcagcaccctggacagtgacttccgatcacaagatacatcaacctgtaaataaaatagaagttcctacttaccgagaactccctacttcttcctccagtccggcctcccaggatgacgtttcagtccaagtgacggctgcagccaatcacaggctgctgcggtcacatggactgccgcttcatccagggaggtcgggctggatggcgaaagagggacgcgtcaccaaggcaacggccgggtaagtatgaatttatttttacttttactagggaaagggctgtcccttctctctatcctgcactgatagagagaagggaagccctcttcctctcaatacgcaacggctagtccgcatcaaattaatgcccattttaggcaaagccgcaacagaatctgcaacgcagattctgtgcggcattgatgcggacagtgtcggaagaaatacgccacgtctgggcatgcccttagagtatgttcacactgagttttttgcaggcaggaaaatcaaaaagattttgacctgcctgcactctctttgccacgTTTTTGCTGCATTCTTCACTGTTTTTTGGCCGTGGCCTTTGAGCGCTGCGGACAAAAAACGCCTAGAAGAAatctctttctctgcctcccattgatgaagtcagagacggaaatgcctgaagaaaggcatgtcacttatttttttcctgcgagcgattTTGGATGTTTTTTATCGCGGTTTCCGGcacagtttccgcatcaaaaacagtgccaaaatactctgtgtgaacaaggcctaaaagtgGACATGTTTGCTTTCCTAAATTGTCAGTTTTAGAAAATAGTTGTATTcccaatgaaataacaattctggagcatctattCTTACAACTCTATATTGTGTTGGTCCTCTGTTATTGCTCTTGGAAATgttttaataaattgacaactgttgTGTTACCATTAGCctccttgatcactttttattcctttttttgtgggagacaaggtgaccaaaaagcagcgattttggcattttatttttttgtacagtaTTCACAGTGCTGGTTAAAAaatgttaggctttattcagatgaacgggaaatacgttcgtgcaacgcgcgtgattttcacgcgcgttgcgcggacctatattagtctatggggccgtgcagacatgtgcgtgatttttgcgcagcgttgctccgttgcaaaaaagtcacgacatgtccgttgattctgcgttttcaacgcatcacgcacccaacgcacggcacacggaagcacctccgtacgcacagcgtttttcacacaACACTTGTTAAgtgtatgtaaatgagttgacaaAACTAGACAAAACTagtacaaaccaggaagtggcttttcactttctgagcacatgcgcacagttccaACCGACATCTGCTACAATGCCACGTGCGTGCGATGTTGAAAAACTTATCTGCTTGGTCCATGACAGACCCCAGTTGTGGAACACCAacgcagaggcctaccacgaccgcacgggcaaggaggttggctgggatgaggtcgcgcagagcctcttcggacaggagtgggataaaagcaccacaagagaccgcaaaaGCATAGGTAAACGCAGATCTCTATTGATGCTAATGCAATCGgccatgctgtagtgtatatccttgtgtttcacatgttTGTACTGTGCTTGGTCGCGGGTGTGTCACTGCATCATTAGGCAAGTGTTTAATGTTTAGTTGTGTTTAAAGTTTAGCGACGTTTCGAACAAGTGCAGTTTTCAGTTAGGTCACATGGTCTCCTTTTTTTGTCTGTTTCctgttcctatgtccagttgatgatgttaaaacacggtggaggagctgtcgggatcagttcaggagggaatttggaagcagagggcgaagtggggatggggcgtccaaaaaacgcccctacatatatatgaaacagctgatgttcctcaaggacattatggagatgcggccgtaagtactgactgtaccttgatgacatgtgtgtgttcactgTATAATCGGCCTAAAAAGCTGTTTGACCCTTGTGGACATGTTAAAAGGAGTAACGCAaaatgtttctggcagatgcagtgataatctcaatgacaccgaggaggaggctggccatgtggAGTCGCAGCTGGTCACGgaacaacatcccgtgctgcccttgacccccgaCCTCACGCAAACACAAGCAGCCACCCAGTTAAGCAGCCAACCCCAGCTGCCACGGGACGTGGACAATCCCCGGACGCCACAAGCCAGACGCCGGCGCACCCAGGTTGCCACAGCAGGTGCCAACGTGGACTcgagagtcctggagtaccttcGGCGCTGTTCGGAGGAGGATGGATGTGACGCTTTTGGCCGTACCATAGCGCCGCTACTCCGGCGAGTCCCGGACTACCGGATGGCACGCGTCCAAGGGGCCATCCTTGCTATAATTGACTCtgccactcctcctaacaatccacgccagtgcttccaggtaatagagcaatggcgtggattgcctgaggATTTGGTGCCCTCTACTGcacctctcccttcccagcctgcacaCACCTTTCCACGGCCACAGTACCAACGGCC
Proteins encoded in this window:
- the LOC142680540 gene encoding uncharacterized protein LOC142680540; translation: MPRACDVEKLICLVHDRPQLWNTNAEAYHDRTGKEVGWDEVAQSLFGQEWDKSTTRDRKSIVDDVKTRWRSCRDQFRREFGSRGRSGDGASKKRPYIYMKQLMFLKDIMEMRPCSDNLNDTEEEAGHVESQLVTEQHPVLPLTPDLTQTQAATQLSSQPQLPRDVDNPRTPQARRRRTQVATAGANVDSRVLEYLRRCSEEDGCDAFGRTIAPLLRRVPDYRMARVQGAILAIIDSATPPNNPRQCFQVIEQWRGLPEDLVPSTAPLPSQPAHTFPRPQYQRPMVTIMSPGHVVPREHPFVPYVRPQPPSGQGPPAGFNPLYQHHFAVEEHPQQAQGQYSGAEMQSHQSPSHRYYDL